One genomic window of Niveibacterium sp. SC-1 includes the following:
- a CDS encoding NAD(P)(+) transhydrogenase (Re/Si-specific) subunit beta, with the protein MTRLWLIQICYFVVAVLFILGLKAMASPVSARRGIIWAGLGMLLATVVTFFTPEMRNVLLIIVALAIGGGAAWWSGKVVKMTDMPQMVAIYNGMGGGAAAAIAALEFARGEIHGPVVTTLATLGALIGAVSFAGSCVAWAKLQGVMQKAFRLPAQNAVNVVLGLVTVGFGIAIITSAQIAPGAIIAFFLLALVLGAVITLPIGGADMPVVISLFNAFTGLAVGFEGYVLGNPALIIAGIVVGAAGTLLTQLMAKAMNRPITNILFQPISGAAQAGGAIEGTMKEVSGLDAASMMRYAQKVIIVPGYGMAVAGAQHKVWEMTQLLEEAGVEVKFAIHPVAGRMPGHMNVLLAEAGVPYDKIFDLEEINAEFPLADVALVIGANDVVNPVARTDKSSPIYGMPILDADRAQNVIVVKRGKGAGYSGIENALFFEDNCRMLYGSAQQAIAEVITHVKEMAG; encoded by the coding sequence ATGACCCGTCTCTGGTTGATCCAGATCTGTTACTTCGTCGTGGCCGTGCTCTTCATTCTCGGCCTCAAGGCGATGGCCTCGCCGGTCTCGGCGCGCCGCGGGATCATCTGGGCGGGCCTGGGCATGCTGCTCGCCACGGTGGTCACTTTCTTCACGCCGGAGATGCGCAACGTCCTGCTCATCATCGTCGCGCTTGCGATTGGCGGCGGCGCGGCGTGGTGGTCGGGCAAGGTGGTGAAGATGACCGACATGCCGCAGATGGTTGCCATCTACAACGGCATGGGCGGCGGCGCCGCAGCGGCGATTGCGGCGCTGGAATTCGCCCGCGGCGAGATCCATGGTCCGGTGGTCACAACCCTTGCAACGCTGGGCGCGCTGATCGGTGCCGTCTCGTTTGCAGGCTCCTGCGTCGCCTGGGCCAAGCTCCAGGGCGTGATGCAGAAGGCCTTCCGTCTGCCCGCGCAGAACGCGGTCAACGTGGTGCTGGGGCTGGTGACCGTGGGCTTTGGCATCGCGATCATCACGAGTGCGCAGATTGCGCCCGGCGCGATCATCGCGTTCTTCCTGCTCGCGCTGGTGCTGGGCGCCGTGATCACGCTGCCGATCGGCGGTGCGGACATGCCGGTGGTGATCTCGCTCTTCAACGCCTTCACCGGCCTCGCGGTGGGCTTCGAAGGCTATGTGCTGGGTAATCCGGCGCTGATCATCGCCGGTATCGTGGTGGGTGCGGCGGGTACCCTGCTGACCCAGCTGATGGCCAAGGCGATGAACCGGCCGATCACCAACATCCTGTTCCAGCCGATCAGCGGTGCGGCACAGGCTGGTGGTGCGATCGAAGGGACGATGAAGGAAGTCTCAGGCTTGGATGCCGCTTCGATGATGCGCTACGCGCAGAAGGTGATCATCGTGCCGGGCTACGGCATGGCGGTGGCCGGCGCGCAGCACAAGGTCTGGGAAATGACCCAGCTGCTGGAAGAGGCGGGCGTGGAGGTGAAGTTCGCGATCCACCCGGTCGCCGGCCGCATGCCGGGCCACATGAACGTGCTGCTGGCCGAAGCGGGCGTGCCCTACGACAAGATCTTCGACCTCGAAGAAATCAACGCCGAGTTCCCGCTCGCGGACGTGGCCCTGGTGATCGGCGCGAACGACGTGGTGAATCCGGTCGCGCGCACCGACAAGTCGAGTCCGATCTACGGCATGCCGATCCTGGATGCCGACCGCGCCCAGAACGTCATCGTGGTCAAGCGCGGCAAGGGCGCCGGTTACTCCGGCATCGAGAACGCGCTCTTCTTCGAGGACAACTGCCGCATGCTCTACGGCAGCGCGCAGCAGGCGATCGCCGAGGTCATCACGCACGTGAAGGAAATGGCGGGCTGA
- a CDS encoding amidohydrolase family protein, which yields MAYSRAFAGLACIAALLATAPVLAADTEAPADWERGANADIAFVDVHNHDAIGARYLAAMPLWDRFRVRKVVLFGNVSEPAAQDTDDIALQAARDFPDRIVPFVAGVNIYSRKGLDYVRKQFAAGAQGVGEIAARSEYSPALAHVPWKGKHLTDGQLPQLYELCAQYKRPVLLHIDPPTGGLEDVAKDFPRTTFIFGHGNAYASPDTLERVLRETRNVYIDFFAGFTAFNPDSTYSLDDYLPLIRAYPERFLVSSDSGYGVGYENAYVAIRRLLNLLDRETAEKIAYRNFDALMARAGSTAKK from the coding sequence ATGGCGTACTCAAGAGCTTTCGCAGGTCTGGCCTGCATCGCGGCGCTGCTCGCGACCGCACCGGTGCTGGCCGCCGACACCGAGGCTCCAGCAGACTGGGAGCGCGGCGCGAACGCGGACATCGCTTTCGTCGACGTGCACAACCACGACGCGATCGGCGCCCGCTACCTGGCGGCCATGCCGCTGTGGGATCGCTTCCGCGTACGCAAGGTCGTGCTTTTCGGCAACGTCTCCGAGCCCGCGGCGCAAGACACTGACGACATCGCGCTGCAAGCAGCGCGCGACTTCCCTGATCGCATCGTCCCCTTCGTTGCAGGCGTGAACATCTACAGCCGCAAGGGCCTGGACTACGTGCGCAAGCAATTCGCCGCCGGCGCGCAAGGGGTCGGAGAAATCGCGGCAAGGTCCGAGTACTCCCCGGCGCTCGCGCATGTGCCCTGGAAGGGCAAGCACCTCACCGACGGGCAGCTGCCCCAGCTCTACGAGCTTTGCGCCCAGTACAAGCGTCCGGTGCTCCTGCACATCGACCCGCCGACGGGAGGCCTGGAAGATGTGGCCAAGGACTTCCCCCGCACCACCTTCATCTTTGGCCATGGCAACGCCTATGCCTCGCCCGACACGCTCGAGCGCGTGCTGCGCGAAACACGCAACGTCTACATCGATTTCTTCGCCGGCTTCACCGCCTTCAACCCCGACAGCACGTACTCGCTGGATGACTACCTGCCCTTGATCCGGGCCTATCCGGAGCGCTTCCTGGTGAGTTCGGATTCGGGCTATGGCGTCGGCTACGAGAACGCCTATGTCGCGATCCGCCGCCTGCTCAACCTGCTGGACCGGGAAACCGCCGAGAAGATCGCGTATCGCAACTTCGACGCGCTGATGGCGCGCGCAGGCAGCACGGCCAAGAAGTAA
- a CDS encoding CysB family HTH-type transcriptional regulator — protein sequence MNLTQLRFVREAVRKNFNLTEVANTLYISQPGVSKQIKELEDELGVEIFERRGKRLTGLTDPGRQLVPVIERVLTDIRNLKQIAEQFSKQDHGHLSIATTHTQARYALPAVVRSFKERYPKVHLALHQASPQQIAEMVARGEVDIGMSTEALDRHADVVTLPAYSWEHCVVVPEDHPLANVATLTLDAIAEYPIVTYERGFTGRSKIDEAFTAAGLEIDVVLTAIDADVIKAYVEAGFGIGITASMAFDAVRDRGLVRLPAGHLFTTNTTRIGVRRGGYLRGFARDLVQLIAPDTSAADLERFSNGGRSDKEEETL from the coding sequence ATGAACCTGACCCAACTACGATTCGTGCGTGAGGCAGTCCGCAAGAACTTCAACCTCACCGAAGTCGCCAACACGCTCTACATCTCGCAGCCCGGCGTCTCCAAGCAGATCAAGGAGCTCGAAGACGAACTCGGTGTGGAGATCTTTGAACGCCGCGGCAAGCGCCTCACAGGCCTCACCGATCCGGGCCGCCAGCTCGTTCCGGTGATCGAACGCGTGCTCACCGACATCCGCAATCTCAAGCAGATTGCCGAGCAGTTCTCCAAGCAGGACCACGGCCATCTCTCGATCGCCACCACCCACACCCAGGCGCGCTACGCGCTGCCGGCGGTGGTGCGCAGCTTCAAGGAGCGCTATCCCAAGGTGCACCTCGCCCTGCACCAGGCGAGCCCGCAGCAGATCGCCGAGATGGTGGCGCGCGGAGAGGTGGACATCGGCATGTCCACCGAGGCGCTCGATCGTCATGCCGATGTCGTGACGCTGCCGGCCTACAGCTGGGAACACTGCGTGGTGGTGCCGGAGGATCATCCGCTCGCCAACGTCGCGACACTCACGCTCGACGCGATCGCCGAATATCCCATCGTCACCTACGAGCGCGGCTTCACTGGCCGTTCCAAGATCGACGAAGCCTTCACCGCCGCGGGCCTGGAGATCGACGTCGTCCTCACGGCAATTGATGCCGACGTAATCAAGGCCTATGTCGAAGCGGGCTTCGGCATCGGGATCACCGCTTCGATGGCCTTCGACGCCGTACGCGACCGAGGTCTCGTGCGCCTGCCGGCCGGCCACCTCTTCACGACCAACACCACCCGCATCGGCGTGCGCCGCGGCGGCTACCTGCGTGGCTTTGCGCGGGATCTGGTGCAGCTCATCGCACCGGACACCAGTGCGGCGGACCTTGAGCGATTCTCCAACGGTGGGCGCTCGGACAAGGAAGAGGAAACGCTCTAG
- the cysW gene encoding sulfate ABC transporter permease subunit CysW: MTQARSPRATRPHLQAATEEPAWVRRLLIGGAVLVLAALLIVPLVSVFHEALKKGFDTYLRSLSDPDALAAIRLTLTVAVISVPANVVFGLAASWAIARFDFRGKSFLITLIDLPFSVSPVISGLIYVLLFGAQGWFGPWLAAHDIKLLFAVPGLVLATTFVTFPFVARELIPLMQAQGTEEEEAAIMLGASGWQTFWHVTLPNIRWGLLYGVILCNARAMGEFGAVSVVSGHIRGLTNTLPLHVEILYNEYNFVAAFAAASILAMLGLVTLVAKTLIEWRVKGEQRSDEAPIEQPLVLSTAAQ, translated from the coding sequence ATGACTCAAGCACGCTCCCCACGCGCCACGCGCCCGCATCTCCAGGCCGCCACGGAAGAGCCCGCCTGGGTGCGCCGGCTGTTGATCGGCGGCGCGGTCCTGGTCCTCGCTGCGCTGCTCATCGTGCCGCTGGTTTCGGTCTTCCATGAGGCGCTCAAGAAGGGCTTCGACACCTACCTGCGTTCGCTCTCCGACCCTGACGCCCTTGCGGCCATCCGGCTCACGCTGACCGTGGCCGTGATCTCGGTTCCGGCCAACGTGGTCTTCGGCCTCGCGGCTTCCTGGGCCATTGCCCGTTTCGATTTCCGCGGCAAGAGCTTCCTGATCACCTTGATCGACCTGCCCTTCTCCGTGTCACCGGTGATCTCGGGCCTGATCTACGTGCTGCTCTTCGGCGCGCAAGGCTGGTTCGGACCCTGGCTCGCGGCACATGACATCAAGTTGCTCTTCGCCGTGCCCGGCCTGGTGCTGGCAACGACCTTCGTCACGTTCCCCTTCGTCGCCCGCGAGCTGATTCCGTTGATGCAGGCCCAGGGCACCGAGGAAGAAGAAGCCGCGATCATGCTGGGCGCTTCCGGTTGGCAAACCTTCTGGCATGTGACCCTGCCCAACATCCGCTGGGGCCTGCTCTACGGGGTGATCCTGTGCAATGCACGCGCCATGGGCGAGTTCGGCGCGGTGAGCGTCGTCTCCGGCCACATCCGCGGTCTCACGAACACGCTGCCGCTGCATGTCGAAATCCTGTACAACGAATACAACTTCGTTGCCGCCTTTGCCGCAGCGTCCATCCTTGCCATGCTGGGTCTCGTCACCCTGGTTGCGAAGACCTTGATCGAATGGCGCGTGAAGGGCGAACAGCGCAGCGATGAAGCCCCCATCGAGCAGCCCCTGGTGCTGAGCACCGCTGCCCAGTGA
- the cysT gene encoding sulfate ABC transporter permease subunit CysT: MSRFLTGTLLKKRYSVLPGFGLTLGFSVLYLSLIVLIPLAGTFLKTATLSWQQFVDAVTAQRVLASLRLSFGAALLAAFINLFAGALIAWVLARYRFPGRRLLDAIVDLPFALPTAVAGIALSTLYSNKGWIGALLDPVGIKVSYTPLGVILAMSFIGLPFVVRTLQPVLEDFEREVEEAAATLGASRWQTVWRVIAPHVLPALLTGFALAFARAVGEYGSVIFIAGNIPLVSEIAPLIIITKLEQYDYAGATAVAVVMLLISFVLLFAINGLQWWAGHRHGQSAARE, encoded by the coding sequence GTGTCTCGCTTTCTGACCGGAACGCTGCTCAAGAAACGCTATAGCGTGCTCCCAGGCTTTGGCCTGACGCTGGGATTCAGCGTGCTCTACCTGAGCCTGATCGTACTGATCCCGCTGGCCGGCACCTTCCTCAAGACGGCCACGCTGAGCTGGCAGCAGTTTGTTGACGCCGTGACCGCGCAACGGGTGCTGGCTTCGCTGCGCCTGTCCTTCGGCGCCGCGCTGCTGGCCGCATTCATCAATCTGTTCGCCGGCGCCCTGATCGCCTGGGTACTGGCCCGCTACCGTTTCCCCGGCCGACGCCTGCTCGATGCGATCGTCGACCTGCCCTTCGCCCTGCCTACCGCGGTGGCCGGCATCGCGCTCTCCACGCTCTACTCCAACAAGGGCTGGATCGGCGCGCTCCTCGACCCCGTCGGAATCAAGGTGTCCTATACCCCGCTTGGCGTGATTCTGGCGATGAGTTTCATCGGCCTTCCCTTCGTGGTGCGCACGCTGCAACCGGTGCTGGAGGACTTCGAGCGCGAGGTCGAAGAGGCCGCCGCGACGCTGGGCGCGTCGCGTTGGCAGACGGTCTGGCGGGTGATCGCGCCGCATGTGCTGCCGGCCCTCCTCACTGGCTTCGCGCTGGCTTTCGCGCGCGCCGTGGGCGAGTACGGCTCGGTGATCTTCATCGCCGGGAACATCCCGCTGGTGAGCGAGATCGCTCCGCTGATCATCATCACGAAGCTGGAGCAGTACGACTACGCCGGCGCGACCGCCGTCGCCGTGGTGATGCTGCTCATCTCCTTCGTCCTGCTCTTCGCCATCAACGGCCTGCAATGGTGGGCAGGTCATCGCCATGGCCAGTCGGCCGCGCGTGAATAA
- a CDS encoding sulfate ABC transporter substrate-binding protein, producing MRFRQITLALLASAALILPGVSSAAELLNVSYDPTRELYQDFNTAFAKYWKTKGNEALTVRASHGGSGKQARTVIDGLEADVVTLALAYDIDAIAEKGLLAKDWQARLPHNSSPYTSTIVFLVRKGNPKGIKDWNDLAKPGLGVITPNPKTSGGARWNYLAAWAYALKQPGGNDAKARDLVSQIYKNVLVLDSGARGATTTFVERGQGDVLIAWENEAYLAIKELGPDKFDIVTPSLSILAEPPVAIVDKVVDKHGTRKVAEAYLEYLYSPEGQEIAAQNYYRPIDKTIAAKYAKQFGAVKLVTIDEVFGGWTKAQATHFADGGVFDQIYLKK from the coding sequence ATGCGGTTTCGTCAGATCACCCTCGCCCTCCTTGCCAGCGCAGCCCTGATCCTGCCCGGCGTCTCCTCGGCCGCCGAACTGCTCAACGTGTCCTATGACCCGACCCGCGAGCTCTACCAGGACTTCAACACGGCTTTCGCCAAGTACTGGAAGACCAAGGGCAACGAGGCCCTGACCGTGCGTGCCTCCCACGGCGGCTCGGGCAAGCAGGCCCGCACCGTGATCGATGGCCTGGAAGCGGACGTCGTCACCCTGGCGCTGGCCTACGACATCGACGCCATCGCCGAGAAGGGTCTGCTCGCCAAGGACTGGCAAGCCCGCCTCCCGCACAACAGCTCGCCCTACACCTCGACGATCGTGTTCCTGGTGCGCAAGGGCAACCCCAAGGGCATCAAGGACTGGAACGACCTCGCCAAGCCCGGCCTCGGCGTGATCACCCCCAACCCCAAGACCTCGGGCGGCGCACGCTGGAACTACCTCGCGGCATGGGCCTATGCGCTCAAGCAACCGGGCGGCAATGACGCCAAGGCCCGCGATCTGGTGAGCCAGATCTACAAGAACGTGCTCGTGCTGGATTCCGGCGCTCGCGGCGCCACCACCACCTTCGTCGAGCGCGGCCAGGGCGATGTGCTGATCGCCTGGGAGAACGAGGCCTACCTCGCGATCAAGGAACTGGGCCCGGACAAGTTCGACATCGTCACGCCCTCGCTCTCCATCCTTGCTGAGCCGCCGGTCGCGATCGTCGACAAAGTGGTCGACAAGCACGGCACCCGCAAGGTCGCCGAGGCCTACCTGGAGTACCTGTATTCGCCGGAAGGCCAGGAGATCGCGGCGCAGAACTACTACCGCCCGATCGACAAGACGATCGCCGCCAAGTACGCCAAGCAGTTCGGCGCGGTGAAGCTGGTCACCATCGACGAAGTCTTCGGCGGCTGGACCAAGGCCCAGGCCACGCACTTCGCCGACGGCGGTGTCTTCGATCAGATCTACCTGAAGAAGTAG
- a CDS encoding acyltransferase yields the protein MSLISRALSGLRGCVAACVLVLNLVLVFGSMIPVALVKLVLPFAPVRRITDRILNAQAELWISINGAWISAGRRLDWQITGLEGLRRNGWYLVSCNHQSWVDILILQRSLNRRIPLLKFFLKRELIYVPIIGLAWWALDFPFMRRKGGKSAKDDIAATRRACEKFRLVPTSLTNFLEGTRFSPAKHKQQRSPYRHLLKPRAGGLAIALATMGDQFDAMLDITIVYPDGVPTFWALLSGRVQRVRMEVRERRIPPEMLIGDYERDAAFRATVQAWIHDVWQQKDQRIDELLASVPGART from the coding sequence ATGAGCCTGATTTCCCGCGCCCTGTCGGGTTTGCGTGGCTGTGTTGCCGCGTGCGTGCTGGTCCTGAACCTCGTGCTCGTGTTCGGCAGCATGATTCCCGTCGCTCTGGTGAAGCTGGTCCTGCCGTTTGCGCCAGTGCGCCGGATCACGGACCGCATCCTCAACGCGCAGGCGGAACTCTGGATCTCGATCAACGGCGCCTGGATCTCGGCCGGCCGACGGCTCGACTGGCAGATCACCGGACTGGAAGGCCTGCGCCGCAACGGCTGGTATCTGGTGAGCTGCAACCACCAGAGCTGGGTCGACATCCTCATCCTGCAGCGCTCACTGAACCGACGCATTCCGCTGTTGAAGTTCTTCCTCAAGCGGGAGCTGATCTACGTGCCGATCATCGGGCTAGCCTGGTGGGCGCTCGATTTCCCATTTATGCGGCGCAAGGGTGGCAAGTCCGCCAAGGACGACATTGCCGCTACCCGTCGCGCCTGCGAGAAGTTCCGGCTGGTGCCGACCTCGCTGACCAATTTCCTCGAAGGCACGCGCTTTTCCCCCGCCAAGCACAAGCAACAGCGCTCGCCGTACCGCCACTTGCTCAAACCGCGTGCCGGCGGGCTCGCGATAGCGCTGGCGACGATGGGCGACCAGTTCGACGCGATGCTGGACATCACGATCGTCTATCCGGATGGCGTCCCCACTTTCTGGGCCTTGCTTTCGGGGCGCGTCCAGCGCGTCCGCATGGAAGTACGCGAACGCCGGATTCCGCCGGAAATGCTGATTGGCGACTACGAGCGCGACGCCGCGTTCCGCGCCACCGTGCAAGCCTGGATCCACGACGTCTGGCAGCAAAAGGACCAGCGGATCGACGAATTGCTGGCTTCGGTGCCGGGCGCGCGCACCTGA